The DNA segment AACAAAGATAAATTAATTGTCGTGCTGATTCCTTCTTACGGCGAACGCTATTTATCCACCCCTCTGTTTGCCGATTTGGCATAATCATTCGAATCACAACGCAACCATAGCAAGAGGCCGTCTGAAAATATTTTCAGACGGCCTCGTTCAAAACATCATCACATCAACAATCAATACATGCCTTCGCGCTCTTCGCGGGTGCTGATGTAGATGTTTTTCACTTGGGTGTAAGCAGCCAACATCATCTTGTGGGTTTCGCGGCCGATACCGGAAGTTTTGTAACCGCCGAACGGTGCACCGGCAGGCAAGCGGTTGTAGCAGTTCACCCAAACGCGGCCGGTTTCCAAAGCACGGGAAACGCGCAGGCAGCGGTTGATGTCTTTACTCCAAACCGCACCGCCCAAACCGTATTCGGAATCGTTGGCCATTTTGATTACGTCTTCTTCGGTTTTGAACTTGATTACAGTTGCCACAGGGCCGAAGATTTCTTCTTGCGAAATGCGGTCGTCGTTGCTCTGCGCCGCAATCAGGGTAGGCTCAACGAATTCGCCTTTACCTAAATCGCCGCTTTCGATTTTCTTACCGCCGGTAATGATGCGTGCGCCTTCCTGCTCGCCGATTTTCACATATTTCAAAATGGTTTCCAGTTGGCCGGCATTCACTTGCGCGCCCATTTGGGTGTCGTCTTCCCACGGCAGGCCGACTTTCACTTTCTTAAACTCTTCGGCCAGCGCATTCACGAATTTATCGTAAATACCTTCCTGCACGAAAATACGCGAACCGGCACAGCACACTTGGCCTTGGTTGAACAGAATACCTTTTTGCGCACCTTCAAGAGCCTTGTCGAACGGCATATCGTCGAAGAAAATATTCGCAGACTTACCGCCCAATTCCAAAGTAGCCGGAATCAGCATTTCGGCGGCAGCGATACCCACATGACGGCCGATTTCGGTAGAACCGGTAAACGCCAGCTTGCTGAAACCTTTGTGATGCAGCATATATTCGCCCGATTTCGATCCGCGGCCGGTGATGATGTTCAACACACCTTTAGGCAGCAAGTGGTTCACTTTTTGCGCGAACGACAGCAGGCTCAACGAAGTGCTGCTCGACGGGTGGATAACGATGGTGCAGCCAGCAGCCAAGGCGGGAGCGATTTTCCAAGCCGCCATCAGGAACGGGAAGTTCCACGGAATAATTTGGCCGACCACGCCGATGGGTTCGCGCAATACGATAGACAGATCTTCTTCGTCCAACTGGTTGCAAGTGCCTTCTTCGCCGCGGATAACGCCGGCGAAATAACGGAAATGGTCGGAAGCCAGCGGAATATCGGCGGCACGGGTTTCGCGTATGGGCTTACCGTTGTCCAAAGTTTCTTGCAAAGCAAACAACTCGGCATGTTCGTCAATCACATCGGCGATTTGGTTCAAAATAACGGCGCGCTCGGCTGCGGTGGTTTTTTTCCATGTTTTAAACGCTTCCTGAGCGGCTTTTACCGCTGCATCCACATCTTCGTTGCTGGCATCGACGAATTTCGCCAGCTCGGCACCGTTGGAAGGGTTGTACGATGTCATCAGCTCGCCTTTGCTGCCTTTGGTCCATTCGCCGTTAATCAGCAGGCCGTATTCTTTATCAAAAACATTCAAATCTTTAGCCATGATTGTTTCTCCTCATGAATATTTAATTAGCAGGTTAAGCCTTGAGGCTTAAAATCAGCATAGTATCTTTTAGTTGATGTTTCAAGGTTTAATTACGGAAAATCAGGTATTGTTTACAAGATTTGAAAAACAATAACTTACTAAATATCTAGGAAAACGGTTGGATTTTATTGTCATTTTTTCCACATGCCTGTGTTATTTTTCAAAATCATCCGTTCATTGATTCTACATATTTTCTGAAGCTCAAGAGTTTCTTAACCCTAAAAAAAGGCCGTCTGAATACATTTCTCCTGATGTTTGCGGTCAGGTATCCACTGCAAAGCGCAGTTGTTATAATTTCGGCCTTTCTTTCACTCAGCCCGATTTCCAGATGACTGCCATTCCCAAAGCCTTCGCCATTCTCGGCCCCACCGCCAGCGGCAAAACCAATCTGGCATTGCGCCTTGCCGAATCGCTTCCTGTCGAAATCATCAGCTTGGATTCCGCATTGGTTTACCGCGATATGGATATCGGTACGGCCAAACCTACGCTTGCAGAAAGAAACGCCGTTCCCCACCACCTTATCGACATCATTTCACCTCTTGAAGCATACAGTGCAGCCGACTTTGTGCGCGACTGCACCCGCTTAACCGCAGAAATACACCGGCGCGGACGCCTGCCTTTAATCGTGGGCGGCACCATGATGTATTTCCACGCGCTCACGCAAGGTCTGAATACCTTGCCGGAAGCCGACCCCGATATCCGTGCGCGTATTCAGGCCGAAAAAAACGAACACGGCTTAGCCTACCTTTACGGCCGTCTGAAAAGCATCGACCCGCAAACCGCCGCCCGCTTGGAACCTGCAGACAGCCAGCGCATCGAACGTGCGCTGGAAGTGTTTATGCTTACAGGCAAACCGTTGAGCCTGCATTTTTCCGAACAGCAAACCTATGCACCGCCGCTTGATTTATGCACCCTTGCGCTGATTCCGGACAACCGCGCCCTACTCCACGCCCAAATCGGCAAACGCTTCCTTACCATGCTCGAACAAGGGCTGCTTGAAGAAGTACAGCGGCTTCAAACCGATTATCCCGATTTAAACGCCGATATGCCGTCTATGCGTTGCGTCGGCTACCGCCAAGCTTGGGAACATCTGGAGGGTAGATACGGTTTGGATGCCTTGATTGAAAAAGGCTCGGCAGCCACCCGACAATTGGCGAAACGGCAGCTTACTTGGCTGCGTAAGCTACAACCCCAATTAACGCTCGACCCCTACACCGACGAAAATATTATTCAGACGGCCTTTACCTGTATTCAAAAACATTTCGGCATTTAACGGTATGTGGAGGCCTGCATGCGGCAGACGGTTTGCGCTACCGACTCACATACGGCACCATTTTCCAACTTCATCCATGAAAAAACTCACAGATAAAACCGAAATGCACTTTTTCCTCCAATGTAAAAACGCTTAGGCTACTGCATTTTTTTGCTGCTTGTTTCGGGAAAATAAGGTATTTTTAGGCGGCTTGCGGCTTTTGTAAAAAGTTCCGCACCAACGAAAAAAAGAACGCACCAACCGGCATAACCAAAAAATGAATTCAAAACACATCCAATCAACCATACACATTATTCTGAAAAAACATATCGACAACACCGATTTCGTCGCCACTCTCAACGCCTTGATTGATTTTATGCGCAAAGGCGGCGCAAAACGTGCTCCCGAGCGGTTTGATGCCTTGCTCGCCGTATTGCAGGAAGACCCGGCCCTATGCGCCAAACTGAGCCAGCGTTTTTACACTTGGCTTTCCAAAGTACACATTTACCCCGCTTTGGTAGGTTTGGGAATATTTTCACGCAGCGGCTTCGCCCGCGAAATGGGCTTGAGGCTTTACGAGCGTTTCAGCCCTTCATACAAAGATTTAAACAATCTGCGCGATGTGTTTCTTTATTTGTTCCATTCCAAAAACGACGGCAAATGGCTGCAAAGCCTTACCGTGCGCCAATGGCTTAAGCTCCATACACTCATGAGCGCACAGGC comes from the Neisseria dumasiana genome and includes:
- a CDS encoding aldehyde dehydrogenase family protein; translation: MAKDLNVFDKEYGLLINGEWTKGSKGELMTSYNPSNGAELAKFVDASNEDVDAAVKAAQEAFKTWKKTTAAERAVILNQIADVIDEHAELFALQETLDNGKPIRETRAADIPLASDHFRYFAGVIRGEEGTCNQLDEEDLSIVLREPIGVVGQIIPWNFPFLMAAWKIAPALAAGCTIVIHPSSSTSLSLLSFAQKVNHLLPKGVLNIITGRGSKSGEYMLHHKGFSKLAFTGSTEIGRHVGIAAAEMLIPATLELGGKSANIFFDDMPFDKALEGAQKGILFNQGQVCCAGSRIFVQEGIYDKFVNALAEEFKKVKVGLPWEDDTQMGAQVNAGQLETILKYVKIGEQEGARIITGGKKIESGDLGKGEFVEPTLIAAQSNDDRISQEEIFGPVATVIKFKTEEDVIKMANDSEYGLGGAVWSKDINRCLRVSRALETGRVWVNCYNRLPAGAPFGGYKTSGIGRETHKMMLAAYTQVKNIYISTREEREGMY
- the miaA gene encoding tRNA (adenosine(37)-N6)-dimethylallyltransferase MiaA; protein product: MTAIPKAFAILGPTASGKTNLALRLAESLPVEIISLDSALVYRDMDIGTAKPTLAERNAVPHHLIDIISPLEAYSAADFVRDCTRLTAEIHRRGRLPLIVGGTMMYFHALTQGLNTLPEADPDIRARIQAEKNEHGLAYLYGRLKSIDPQTAARLEPADSQRIERALEVFMLTGKPLSLHFSEQQTYAPPLDLCTLALIPDNRALLHAQIGKRFLTMLEQGLLEEVQRLQTDYPDLNADMPSMRCVGYRQAWEHLEGRYGLDALIEKGSAATRQLAKRQLTWLRKLQPQLTLDPYTDENIIQTAFTCIQKHFGI